From the genome of Scytonema hofmannii PCC 7110, one region includes:
- a CDS encoding N-6 DNA methylase, with protein MVQQKAKNIWEFGDFQTPEDLAIEVTQLIQRLGIAPQSVLEPTCGRGAFLLAACKKFSNRTKLLGVDINQEHLNHLMTKIEENSLPINIIHGNFFSLNWAEILKTLPDPILILGNPPWVTNSDLGVLKSFNLPKKTNFQEKSGYDALTGKSNFDISEWMLLQHLEWLRKRTGTIAMLCKMSVARKILNYVWQHKHRIIRAQIYKIDSLKYFNASVDACLFILQIGDRELSTTCEVFEDLLEQKPLPTIGYHDNTLVSNVINYKRWSHLRSKNSDYIWRSGLKHDCSNVMELERSVDKYSNGYSAVFYLEKEWVYPLLKSSDIGNSRLSNCRKYVLVTQRSMGEDTTHLKLDAPHIWNYLQNYRQDLSKRRSSIYRNRPEFSVFGIGEYTFAPWKVAISGFYKTLNFVTVGLIDNQPVVFDDTVYFLPCQSQSEADFLVNLLNSQPAREFLESMIFWSDKRPITIELLKRLNLRLLARVLNREEEYNSYTSNKSSQQLSNSIQLSLNLVIN; from the coding sequence ATGGTACAACAGAAAGCTAAAAATATATGGGAATTTGGTGATTTTCAAACACCAGAAGACTTAGCTATAGAGGTAACTCAGCTGATTCAGAGATTAGGAATAGCACCCCAATCAGTTTTAGAACCAACCTGTGGACGTGGAGCCTTTTTATTGGCAGCTTGTAAAAAATTTTCAAATCGTACTAAATTGCTTGGGGTTGATATAAATCAAGAGCATTTGAATCACCTCATGACCAAGATTGAAGAAAATTCTTTACCTATAAATATTATTCATGGTAATTTTTTTAGCTTAAATTGGGCTGAAATTCTCAAAACATTGCCCGACCCAATACTGATTCTTGGTAATCCTCCTTGGGTTACCAATTCCGATTTAGGAGTATTAAAAAGTTTCAATTTACCCAAAAAAACAAATTTTCAAGAAAAAAGTGGATACGATGCTTTAACAGGTAAAAGTAATTTTGATATTTCTGAATGGATGTTACTACAGCATTTGGAGTGGCTGAGAAAACGGACTGGTACAATTGCTATGTTATGCAAAATGTCAGTTGCTAGAAAAATTCTGAATTATGTCTGGCAGCATAAACATAGGATTATCCGCGCCCAAATATATAAAATAGATTCACTGAAATACTTTAACGCTTCTGTAGATGCCTGTCTATTCATCTTACAAATTGGAGATAGAGAGTTATCGACTACTTGTGAGGTTTTTGAGGATTTGTTAGAGCAAAAACCATTACCAACTATAGGGTATCATGATAATACACTTGTTTCCAATGTCATAAACTATAAGCGTTGGTCTCATTTGAGAAGTAAGAATTCAGATTATATTTGGCGTTCTGGCTTGAAACATGACTGTTCTAATGTCATGGAACTAGAACGTTCAGTCGATAAATACAGTAACGGATATAGTGCTGTTTTTTATCTAGAGAAAGAATGGGTTTATCCTCTTTTAAAAAGTTCAGATATCGGTAATAGTCGTTTGTCCAATTGTAGAAAATATGTTCTTGTGACACAACGTTCTATGGGAGAAGATACAACTCACTTGAAGTTAGATGCTCCTCATATCTGGAACTATCTTCAAAATTATAGACAAGATTTATCAAAGCGCCGCAGTTCTATTTATCGGAATCGTCCAGAGTTTTCTGTTTTTGGCATAGGGGAATATACTTTTGCACCTTGGAAAGTAGCTATCTCAGGGTTTTATAAAACTCTTAACTTTGTGACAGTCGGTTTAATTGATAATCAACCTGTTGTCTTTGATGATACGGTTTACTTTTTACCGTGTCAGTCACAATCTGAAGCTGATTTTCTTGTTAATCTATTGAATTCACAACCTGCTAGAGAGTTTTTAGAGTCAATGATTTTCTGGAGTGACAAACGACCAATAACTATTGAATTGCTCAAGCGATTAAATTTACGTTTGCTCGCACGGGTTTTGAATCGAGAAGAGGAGTATAATAGTTACACTTCAAACAAATCCAGTCAGCAACTTTCAAATTCAATACAATTGAGCCTTAACTTGGTTATAAACTAA
- a CDS encoding TIR domain-containing protein, whose amino-acid sequence MQKVLILAANPEGTVRLRLDKELRDIAEGLRRAQERDRFTLEQQVAVRPRDIQRALLDHKPQIVHFSGHGAGEEGLVFEDEVGQPKLVSGDALAGLFRLFANKIECVVLNGCYSEVQAKAIAQHIKSVVGMSRKIGDKAAIEFAVGFYDALGAGYPFEFAYELGCSAIQMAGIKEHSTPVLLKKSEATEIGEQPIAVQPEPLSQSENQAINVFFSYAHEDEDLRNELAKHLKLLERQKVIKAWYDRDITAGGEWKSEIEKQLNSAQIILLLISADFLYSEFCWSVELERAMQRHEAGEARVIPIILREVDWHTAPFGKLQALPKNAQPVTGWSNRDQAFAEIARGITKVVKEELNKNI is encoded by the coding sequence ATGCAAAAAGTGCTTATTCTAGCCGCAAACCCAGAAGGTACTGTACGCTTGCGCTTAGATAAAGAGTTACGAGATATTGCAGAAGGGTTACGACGTGCTCAAGAGCGGGATCGGTTCACTCTAGAGCAACAAGTGGCAGTTCGTCCAAGAGATATCCAACGGGCGTTGCTAGACCATAAGCCACAAATTGTTCACTTTTCCGGACATGGTGCGGGGGAAGAGGGATTAGTCTTTGAGGATGAAGTTGGACAACCGAAGTTAGTCAGTGGAGATGCACTAGCAGGATTGTTTAGGCTTTTTGCCAATAAGATTGAATGTGTGGTGCTTAATGGCTGTTATTCAGAGGTGCAAGCAAAGGCGATCGCACAACATATTAAATCTGTCGTGGGCATGAGTCGGAAAATTGGCGATAAAGCGGCGATTGAGTTTGCTGTAGGATTTTACGATGCCTTGGGGGCAGGATACCCATTTGAGTTTGCCTATGAACTTGGTTGCAGTGCTATTCAAATGGCAGGAATTAAAGAACACTCAACACCTGTTTTGCTGAAGAAGTCAGAAGCTACCGAGATTGGGGAGCAGCCAATTGCTGTTCAACCAGAACCTTTGTCTCAATCAGAGAATCAGGCGATAAATGTCTTTTTTTCTTACGCTCATGAGGATGAAGACTTGCGGAATGAATTGGCAAAGCATCTTAAACTTCTAGAACGACAGAAAGTGATTAAAGCCTGGTATGACCGTGATATCACAGCAGGAGGTGAGTGGAAAAGTGAGATTGAAAAGCAGTTAAATTCTGCTCAGATTATTTTGCTACTTATTAGTGCTGATTTTCTATATTCCGAATTTTGCTGGAGTGTGGAATTAGAACGAGCAATGCAACGTCATGAAGCAGGAGAAGCCCGTGTGATTCCAATTATTTTGCGGGAGGTCGATTGGCACACAGCGCCCTTTGGAAAGTTACAAGCATTACCCAAAAATGCACAGCCTGTTACAGGCTGGTCAAATCGAGACCAAGCTTTTGCAGAAATCGCTAGAGGAATCACTAAAGTTGTGAAGGAGGAATTAAACAAAAATATTTAG
- a CDS encoding toll/interleukin-1 receptor domain-containing protein, protein MTKVTPNKSIEIYFSYSPVDEKLRDELAKHLTSLKREGVIRDWYESKISAGKERAKEIEKYLNSANIILLLISSDFLDSEELWEIEVTQAMEKHNKQEARVIPVLLRSCVWDSTPFGKLEPLPHNKIPITSWLNKDEAFTDVVQGIQQAVKEISGLKEEAEEKKSVPLRKKRLPRIP, encoded by the coding sequence GTGACTAAAGTGACACCAAATAAATCCATTGAAATTTACTTTTCTTATTCTCCAGTTGATGAAAAATTACGCGATGAACTTGCAAAACATTTGACTAGCTTAAAGCGTGAGGGAGTAATCAGAGATTGGTATGAAAGCAAGATTAGCGCAGGTAAAGAACGTGCAAAAGAGATTGAAAAGTATTTAAATTCAGCTAATATAATTTTGTTGCTGATAAGTTCGGATTTTCTTGATTCAGAAGAACTTTGGGAGATTGAAGTTACACAGGCGATGGAAAAGCACAACAAACAGGAAGCTCGTGTGATTCCTGTACTGCTTCGCTCGTGTGTTTGGGATAGTACGCCCTTCGGTAAGCTGGAACCTCTCCCCCATAATAAAATACCTATCACGAGTTGGTTAAATAAGGATGAAGCATTCACAGATGTAGTTCAAGGTATTCAACAGGCTGTTAAAGAAATTTCTGGGCTGAAAGAAGAAGCAGAAGAAAAAAAGAGCGTACCTCTAAGAAAAAAGAGGCTGCCTCGTATTCCTTGA
- a CDS encoding CHASE2 domain-containing protein: protein MWVTFLVIFMRFSGLFEGAELWFFDNMMRLQPTGVPDNRLLVIEVTQEDIKAQGKEPRQDSSLTNKNLLEILKKLVDNPKNKPKAIGLDIYRDFENENRELSKIMSEKDNSIFAICNIGDPSQKNKGVEPPDNFSQERLGFSDFFTDQDRIVRRQVLKMANDQKPCRTKTGKQPVIHSLSLQLARHYFKDRIYKDPLDGKNSYLQIGNTVIESLFAEYRGGYSMRTDLRGYQILLKYRKPCLDRVCSLENIAPKVTVTEFLKDDFFQNYNDLKNRIVLIGVTDNSREKPWDTPFSSGGHPIPGVIIHAQMVSQILRAVEDKEALLGVWSIWHEILWIFAWSLVGGTLAQRCRTINSLTMFGGIAFLSLSVICFIIFIFPNVWIPFVPSALSFLSTGGVVLFIRLKPQKSS from the coding sequence ATGTGGGTAACTTTTTTAGTAATCTTTATGCGTTTTTCTGGATTATTTGAGGGAGCAGAACTATGGTTTTTTGACAACATGATGAGACTTCAACCAACTGGTGTTCCAGATAACCGTCTGTTAGTTATTGAAGTCACTCAAGAAGATATAAAAGCACAAGGGAAAGAGCCTCGACAAGATTCGTCGTTAACAAACAAGAACTTATTGGAAATTCTCAAGAAACTAGTAGACAATCCTAAAAATAAACCAAAAGCGATTGGTTTAGATATTTACCGAGATTTTGAAAATGAAAACAGAGAGTTATCTAAAATTATGAGTGAAAAAGATAATTCTATTTTTGCTATTTGTAATATAGGTGATCCCAGTCAAAAAAATAAAGGGGTTGAGCCACCAGATAACTTTAGTCAAGAAAGGCTGGGGTTTAGTGATTTTTTTACAGATCAAGATCGTATTGTTCGTCGCCAAGTTTTAAAAATGGCTAACGATCAAAAACCTTGTAGGACAAAAACTGGTAAGCAGCCAGTCATACACTCTTTAAGCCTACAGTTAGCTCGGCATTACTTCAAAGATCGGATTTATAAAGATCCATTGGATGGTAAAAATTCCTATTTACAAATAGGCAATACTGTAATTGAGTCACTTTTCGCCGAGTATCGAGGTGGCTACTCAATGCGAACAGACTTGAGGGGATATCAAATATTACTGAAATACCGTAAACCTTGTTTAGATCGTGTTTGTTCTCTTGAGAATATTGCTCCAAAAGTTACAGTTACCGAATTTTTAAAAGATGATTTTTTCCAAAATTACAACGATCTAAAAAACAGAATTGTTTTGATTGGAGTAACAGACAATTCTCGCGAAAAACCTTGGGATACTCCCTTTTCTTCTGGAGGTCACCCAATACCGGGGGTAATTATTCATGCACAGATGGTCAGCCAGATTCTGAGAGCAGTTGAGGATAAAGAAGCTCTCTTAGGAGTTTGGTCTATTTGGCATGAGATACTCTGGATTTTCGCTTGGTCATTAGTTGGAGGAACTTTAGCTCAGAGGTGTCGTACAATCAATAGTTTGACTATGTTTGGGGGAATAGCCTTTTTGAGTTTGTCCGTTATTTGCTTCATTATATTTATTTTTCCTAATGTTTGGATACCTTTTGTACCTTCTGCCTTAAGCTTTTTAAGTACAGGGGGAGTAGTATTATTTATCAGGTTAAAACCTCAAAAATCATCCTAA
- a CDS encoding DUF928 domain-containing protein — translation MFQCFLPTTRWFRAIIIAILAIILFISYASPVIAQQDNRNFIQVFIEEAQLVLKGRAQRKELTKPNGSPRGGGFRGDCPELIALGKDEIPLTAFVPVIPEEQPSSSKSDDVSLSKLNYVWGQTTEEYPTFWFYIPYVYKKSEVGYGKFVLLDKDKHSVAGPIFVKIPEEQPSIGKFTLPESAKPLKNKEYIWYFSIICDPLKPSRNPGVTGWIEKVTSRFLPVKDYQYYAQQGIWYDTVTRLFNSQNSQTQQLQQNKILLIKYIFSSVIEKPQKEEDFNYEEKLNQIAERIASFEPQILKPIQFQ, via the coding sequence ATGTTTCAATGTTTTTTACCGACAACAAGATGGTTCAGAGCCATTATCATTGCGATTCTGGCAATCATCCTCTTTATTAGCTATGCTTCACCAGTTATAGCCCAACAAGATAATAGAAATTTTATTCAAGTTTTCATAGAGGAGGCGCAATTAGTGCTGAAAGGGCGAGCACAGCGAAAAGAACTGACTAAACCAAACGGTAGCCCACGAGGAGGAGGGTTTAGAGGTGACTGTCCTGAGCTTATTGCCTTAGGAAAAGATGAAATCCCACTTACAGCTTTTGTGCCTGTAATACCGGAAGAACAACCCTCGTCATCTAAGTCAGACGATGTTTCGCTCTCTAAATTAAATTATGTTTGGGGTCAGACAACCGAAGAATATCCAACCTTTTGGTTCTACATCCCTTATGTATATAAAAAATCAGAAGTTGGATATGGAAAATTCGTATTGCTAGATAAAGACAAGCATAGTGTTGCTGGTCCAATCTTTGTCAAAATCCCTGAAGAACAACCTAGTATTGGGAAATTTACTTTGCCAGAAAGTGCAAAACCTTTAAAAAATAAAGAATACATCTGGTATTTTTCAATTATTTGTGATCCCCTAAAACCATCCCGAAATCCCGGAGTTACTGGTTGGATTGAAAAAGTTACATCGCGATTTTTACCTGTAAAAGATTACCAATATTACGCACAACAAGGTATTTGGTATGACACTGTTACACGCTTATTTAATAGTCAAAATTCACAAACCCAACAGCTACAACAAAACAAAATATTACTCATTAAGTATATATTCAGTAGTGTGATAGAGAAACCACAGAAAGAAGAAGATTTTAATTACGAGGAGAAATTAAATCAGATCGCAGAGCGAATTGCTAGTTTTGAACCTCAGATATTAAAACCTATTCAGTTTCAGTAA
- a CDS encoding CHAT domain-containing protein gives MEPLLKPRFPQLHRLFAQKIKYRAITILLLFLLGLILVLGIQQLSVERVIGKESQTIELICSRTPNLAPEVLSKNGRISYDRGQFDDARDCWRRAVTAYREQGNETETINNQINQAQAEQALGFYPKACNTLLQIFSDKDCTTLREKPQELGDNKQNSQQLKEENKQKQQREFFDSLAEKSTDSSAKLIGLRSLGNVLRGLGELDLSNYVLLLSLQKVKPEEVMATWLDVGNIRRALSNKEQDLYSRSGDRQHIVCTIVDAYAAIDAYEYAIKKADLKSALQIAIQTRLNRLSFLSDLKDWRQKINQESKVKNIQESQDKDVFNRVFRRNTLSLVNQQRNCWKNLLIPELKLQFDSNIPATRLLSPTELYNWLSQQLSEQNPIIQSQEIDDLRQQIEKLPRSHTTLYTRLNFAKNWMRLQNLTEEQYQKLEKFLNETIDEAQGKPDKQLRNLRAESYALGYLGKLYESRKQWDLARTKTQKALLIAQSIPAQEIAYLWQWQLGRIYKPESTQSRQVKANEIQNNLKNIKEAREAYKGAFETLQFLRRELASGNPDAQLSFLEEIETVYREYVDLLLSKQNPEQTHLSQARTVITSLQAVELENFLRLACPENNLQTIDNVLDKKAKDTAFVYPLVLEDRIEVILKVPNVKQLLSFKKYVERKKVEYLVTQLQLDLEEEYTFEAVRQEAKQLYDWLMKDVDEYIDKNYKNIKTLVFALDTNLRNIPLAALVSNYNNEASNKEVEYLIDKYAIALAPRLDIPYPDVLQGKKLKILAAGLDKPDQKVNELRKFSTLRYANEELDVLNNLEKSNSRLSVTKLSNDKFKTKEFQNEINTFAFQIFHLATHGEFSSSPENTFILAYDQIISIKELGDVFRTQLQSQLEPIELLVLSACETAAGDKRATLGISGVGVRAGARSAIASLWTLDDEISVDFTKIFYRQFIDPKVKTKAQALQQAQKVLKELPGREHPRYWASYILLGNWL, from the coding sequence ATGGAACCCCTTCTAAAACCTCGATTTCCACAACTACACCGTCTTTTTGCACAGAAGATCAAATATCGTGCAATTACTATACTCTTATTATTTCTTCTCGGACTTATTTTAGTTCTTGGTATTCAACAGTTGTCAGTAGAGCGAGTCATTGGTAAAGAGTCTCAAACAATAGAGTTAATTTGTTCGAGAACACCAAATCTTGCGCCTGAAGTGTTAAGCAAGAATGGTAGAATAAGTTACGATAGAGGGCAATTCGATGACGCCAGAGACTGTTGGCGAAGAGCTGTTACTGCCTATCGTGAGCAAGGAAATGAGACTGAGACTATCAATAATCAAATTAATCAAGCTCAAGCAGAGCAAGCTCTAGGATTTTACCCAAAAGCTTGCAATACTCTACTACAAATATTCAGTGATAAAGATTGTACAACGCTGCGAGAAAAACCACAAGAATTGGGAGACAACAAGCAAAATTCACAACAGTTAAAAGAGGAAAATAAGCAAAAGCAACAAAGGGAGTTTTTCGACTCTCTTGCAGAGAAATCAACGGATTCTTCTGCTAAACTAATTGGCTTACGTAGTTTGGGTAACGTTTTACGAGGGCTTGGTGAGCTAGACTTATCCAATTATGTTTTGTTACTGAGTTTACAGAAAGTTAAACCTGAAGAGGTTATGGCAACTTGGCTTGATGTTGGCAATATAAGACGCGCTTTAAGTAATAAAGAACAAGACTTATACAGCCGCTCTGGCGATCGGCAACATATTGTTTGTACCATAGTAGATGCATACGCAGCAATAGATGCTTACGAATATGCTATCAAAAAAGCTGACCTAAAATCAGCCTTACAAATTGCAATACAAACACGTCTGAATCGGTTAAGTTTTTTATCAGATTTGAAAGATTGGCGTCAAAAAATTAATCAAGAGAGTAAGGTAAAGAATATTCAAGAAAGTCAGGATAAAGATGTTTTCAATCGGGTGTTTAGACGAAATACCCTATCTCTAGTTAATCAGCAAAGAAATTGCTGGAAGAATTTACTTATTCCCGAACTTAAACTTCAATTTGATAGTAATATTCCCGCAACTAGACTTCTATCTCCTACAGAACTCTATAACTGGCTAAGTCAGCAGTTATCAGAGCAAAACCCAATAATTCAGTCACAAGAAATTGATGATCTTCGGCAGCAAATAGAGAAGTTGCCACGGAGCCATACAACACTTTACACAAGACTTAACTTTGCTAAAAACTGGATGCGTCTTCAAAATTTGACTGAAGAACAATACCAAAAACTTGAAAAGTTTTTAAATGAAACAATTGACGAAGCTCAAGGTAAACCAGATAAACAACTACGCAATTTAAGAGCAGAATCTTATGCGTTAGGGTATCTAGGTAAACTATATGAAAGCAGAAAACAATGGGATTTGGCTAGAACAAAAACTCAAAAAGCGTTGTTGATAGCTCAATCTATTCCAGCCCAAGAAATAGCCTATTTGTGGCAATGGCAATTGGGACGCATTTACAAACCTGAATCTACACAAAGTAGACAGGTAAAAGCGAATGAGATACAAAACAATTTAAAAAACATAAAAGAAGCACGAGAAGCTTATAAAGGTGCTTTTGAAACATTGCAATTTCTTCGCCGTGAGTTAGCATCTGGTAATCCTGATGCACAATTGTCCTTTTTAGAAGAAATTGAAACAGTTTATCGTGAGTACGTTGACTTATTACTATCTAAGCAAAACCCTGAGCAAACTCACCTCTCTCAAGCTCGCACAGTAATTACCTCTCTGCAAGCAGTAGAACTCGAAAACTTTCTACGCCTAGCTTGCCCGGAAAATAACTTACAGACAATTGATAATGTTCTTGATAAAAAAGCTAAGGATACAGCTTTTGTATATCCACTTGTTTTAGAAGATAGAATTGAGGTTATCCTTAAAGTTCCTAATGTTAAACAACTACTAAGTTTTAAAAAGTATGTTGAACGGAAAAAAGTAGAATATCTAGTCACACAATTGCAGTTAGATTTGGAAGAAGAGTATACGTTTGAAGCTGTTAGACAAGAAGCTAAACAATTGTATGATTGGCTAATGAAAGATGTAGACGAATATATTGATAAAAATTACAAAAATATTAAGACACTAGTATTTGCTTTAGATACGAATTTGCGAAATATTCCATTAGCAGCACTTGTTTCTAACTATAATAATGAAGCATCAAACAAGGAGGTTGAGTATTTGATAGACAAGTATGCGATCGCACTAGCTCCTAGATTAGATATTCCATATCCTGACGTTCTTCAAGGCAAAAAACTGAAAATTCTCGCTGCTGGTTTAGATAAGCCAGATCAAAAAGTCAATGAACTACGGAAATTTTCTACGTTACGTTATGCAAATGAGGAACTAGATGTATTGAATAATCTAGAAAAAAGTAACTCTAGACTTTCTGTTACTAAACTCTCCAATGACAAATTTAAGACTAAGGAATTCCAAAATGAAATCAATACTTTTGCTTTTCAAATCTTTCATTTGGCAACACATGGTGAGTTTAGCTCTAGCCCTGAAAATACATTTATCTTAGCTTACGACCAAATTATTTCAATTAAAGAGCTAGGCGATGTTTTTCGTACACAACTTCAAAGTCAGCTTGAACCTATCGAACTACTTGTACTAAGTGCGTGTGAAACTGCAGCAGGTGATAAGCGAGCTACTTTGGGAATTTCGGGTGTAGGTGTACGAGCAGGTGCTCGTAGTGCGATCGCTTCTCTGTGGACATTGGATGATGAAATCAGTGTTGATTTTACTAAGATATTTTACAGACAGTTTATTGACCCGAAAGTGAAAACAAAAGCCCAAGCTTTGCAACAGGCTCAAAAAGTACTCAAGGAGTTACCTGGTCGTGAACATCCAAGATATTGGGCATCCTATATTTTACTTGGAAATTGGCTCTGA
- a CDS encoding IS4 family transposase, whose translation MMLVNFEFNNQILNRAQLLLALNQIIPTESIMAAITTTSSTARRQRILPTHVVISLVIAMSFWSSDSIVDVLKNLIQGFNSLQIPFKRRFKIPTSSSISEARQRIGAAVMTRLFEIVAKPLATIKTPGAFLGGLRIMALDGTVFDVPDTETNAKVFGYPGSRPGTNPAFPKARLTFLVEAGTHLIIDIFCCPYRIGERKGALKLLRSVEESMLLMWDRGLHSFKMIHAAIKQKCHILGRVPSHVKFEFVKAFPDGSYLSWLAPDGKSRKKGATKIPVRVIEYIIEVEGVEKVYRLVTDLMDISTFPALLLAQEYHQRWEAENTLDELKVHLNGRKIPIRSKNPREVIQEIYGWLLGHYCIRYLMFQSAAIKGISPLSLSFTSSLRVVRRAIPQFQQQVNHSLENMNIYFSWLIWEILDLQIPPTSGRTNPRVIKKTRSKFKTKKRCHRNNYTPRQQLSFTIFTTAS comes from the coding sequence ATGATGCTAGTTAACTTTGAATTCAACAATCAAATCCTAAATCGGGCACAATTACTGCTGGCTCTTAACCAGATCATCCCTACCGAGTCGATTATGGCAGCGATTACAACAACGAGTAGTACCGCACGGCGTCAAAGAATACTTCCTACACACGTAGTAATCTCTCTAGTAATCGCCATGAGTTTTTGGTCCTCCGATTCAATCGTGGATGTATTGAAAAATCTCATTCAGGGTTTTAATTCTTTGCAAATCCCCTTTAAGAGACGTTTTAAGATACCAACATCTTCATCAATAAGTGAAGCTAGACAACGAATTGGTGCTGCTGTTATGACTCGTTTATTTGAAATTGTTGCAAAACCTTTAGCAACAATTAAAACACCAGGTGCTTTTTTGGGTGGACTGAGAATAATGGCTTTGGATGGCACAGTTTTTGATGTTCCTGATACAGAAACTAATGCTAAAGTATTTGGTTACCCTGGTTCTCGTCCTGGTACAAATCCGGCTTTTCCCAAAGCTAGGTTAACTTTTTTAGTCGAAGCAGGAACTCATTTAATTATCGACATATTTTGTTGTCCATATCGAATTGGAGAGAGAAAAGGAGCTTTAAAGCTATTAAGAAGTGTTGAGGAGAGTATGTTGTTAATGTGGGACAGAGGACTGCACTCATTTAAAATGATTCATGCTGCAATCAAACAAAAATGTCATATTCTTGGTCGCGTGCCATCTCATGTAAAATTTGAGTTTGTTAAAGCTTTTCCTGATGGTTCCTATCTAAGTTGGCTTGCTCCTGATGGAAAGTCAAGAAAGAAGGGAGCGACGAAAATACCTGTTCGTGTCATTGAATATATTATTGAAGTTGAGGGTGTAGAAAAGGTGTATCGTTTAGTAACTGATTTGATGGATATTTCAACTTTTCCTGCATTGCTCTTAGCCCAAGAATACCATCAACGGTGGGAAGCTGAGAACACCTTGGATGAGTTAAAAGTCCATCTGAACGGTCGTAAAATTCCTATCCGCTCGAAGAATCCTCGTGAAGTTATCCAAGAAATTTATGGTTGGTTACTAGGACACTATTGTATACGTTATTTAATGTTTCAAAGTGCAGCAATCAAGGGAATATCTCCCCTAAGTTTAAGTTTTACCAGTTCTCTAAGAGTTGTCAGACGTGCTATTCCTCAGTTTCAACAGCAAGTTAATCATTCTCTTGAGAATATGAATATATATTTTAGCTGGTTAATCTGGGAAATCTTAGACTTACAAATACCACCAACCTCAGGCAGAACTAATCCGAGGGTAATCAAGAAAACTCGTTCTAAATTTAAAACTAAAAAACGATGTCATAGAAATAATTATACTCCCCGGCAACAACTATCTTTTACAATTTTTACAACCGCTAGTTGA